A stretch of DNA from Alkalidesulfovibrio alkalitolerans DSM 16529:
CCGCGTGTCTTTTGGGCACTCTCGGCCACGCCGGGAGATAGGAACAGACTGGATTTCCTACCGTTCGGGAACGTTTCCCGGATGGCACGCCAACATAATTCCGAGGTATGCGAATGAACAAGAGCGAACTCATCAAGAAGCTCGCTGAAAAGAAAGAGTTGCACGTGGACGAGGCGGCGGTCATCGTCAATGCCTTCGTCGATTCAATCAAGGATTCGCTGGTTCGTGGCGACCGCGTCGAAATCCGCGGTTTCGGCAGCTTCAAAGTCAAAGATTACCAGGGCTACACCGGCCGCAATCCCAAGACCGGCGACCTGGTCGAAGTTCATCCCAAAAGGCTTCCCTTTTTCCGTCCCGGAAAGGAGTTGAAGGAATACCTCAACAAATAGCATGGGACGGTTTCTTTTCGTCTTCGCGGCCTTCGTCTTATTTGTGTCCGCGCCGCCCGCCAAGGCGGGCAGCGAACCGGTCCTGACGATTTTGTATACCGGCAGGAGCCACGGCGAATACCTGCCCTGCCCCACCTGAGGCAAAACGACGCTTGGCGGGTTGGCCCGGAGGGCCACCCTCTTCGCCCGGATTCGGGCAGATCGTGGGATTGGGTTGCTCCTCTTGGCCAGCGCCGGAGAGTTCCGGGACGAAAACGGCGTCATGCCCAAGCCCGGACTTCTGCAACGAATGGCTCGGGTCTATGGCCAACTCGGTTACGATGCTGGCCTGCTCTTTGAAGCCGAAAAGTCGGCCCTGGAAGCGGTCCAGGCCGCCGTGCCGCTTGGTTTCATCGCGCCCCGCGCCCCGGACAC
This window harbors:
- a CDS encoding HU family DNA-binding protein; this encodes MNKSELIKKLAEKKELHVDEAAVIVNAFVDSIKDSLVRGDRVEIRGFGSFKVKDYQGYTGRNPKTGDLVEVHPKRLPFFRPGKELKEYLNK